DNA from Coffea arabica cultivar ET-39 chromosome 10c, Coffea Arabica ET-39 HiFi, whole genome shotgun sequence:
TCAACTGACTGTTGGTTATTTTTCGATTTCCATTGCGTGGCATTTCTTGAGAtggttggatttttttttatttttttcaagccATAAAGTGATGTTATTACAAATTCTGATGAGCATGTGCATTTCTCTGTTTgaggaaaagaaatggaaacTCATTGTTGCGTGCAATGCGACTATTGATCTTCATAAATTATTTGGTGCTGATTATTGGAATAATACGGTTCATCACATAaaatttagttttttagttgGCTTCATGTGTGGTTATTCATGATAGAAAAAGTGTTCGAAATACTCACAGATCAAGAATGTGTAATTCattgatttttgaagattagTAATGAACGACGCTATTTGTGATAGGGATGAGAAGTCACAGTTATTGCTTGGAGTGAGGCGTGCTAACCGTCAACAGGCTGCTTTACCATCATCGGTACTCTCTGCTGATAGCATGCATATAGGAGTCCTTGCTGCCGCAGCTCATGCTGCTGCAAATAGGAGTCCGTTTACAATTTTCTACAATCCCAGGTACTTTGCAAATATTttgttacaataattatttttatatgatcaatcattatttgaaaaaaacgAGTACCCTTTGGTGAAATTTGTACTTTCACAGGGCATGTCCTTCTGAATTTGTCATCCCTTTGGCAAGATATCGAAAATCAGTATATGGAACACAGCTTTCAGCTGGTATGAGGTTTGGAATGATGTTTGAAACTGAGGAATCAAGTAAGCGAAGGTAAGTTCTGTTGTCATTGGCTGTTTACTGAACAAGGTCCCTTTTGACTTCggttttctcaaacttttctgTTTCATGGACAGATATATGGGTACAATTGTTGGCATAAGTGACTTGGATCCACTGAGATGGCCTGGTTCCAAGTGGCGAAGTCTTCAGGTAAAGTGTATTGGGACTAATGTTGGATACTTCAAGAACAGTCAATTTGGCAAATTCGGCAAGTTTTGCTTTCATATTTGCTTATTGAACTTTACCTCTGTTCAAACAACAGGTAGAGTGGGATGAGCCTGGTTGTGGGGATAAGCAGAATAGAGTGAGTCCTTGGGAGATTGAAACCCCTGAAagtctcttcatttttccttctctGACTGCAGGTCTTAAACGACCTTTCCAATCTGCATTTTTGGGTAAGTTTCTTCTTATGATGTCTTGTGGCCAGCCCCTGTATTAAAGTGATACTAACCAAATCAAAATAATCTTGCATCAGGAGCACAAACTGAATGGGAAAGTTTAGTTAACAAACCTTTTCTTCGAGTTCCAGGAAATCTTAGTGGGGATATTGTGTGTCCTTCTGTTTCCAACCCATGGTCAGAACAACTAATGAAGATGCTGATAAGACCCAATTGTGTCGACAATCTTCCCAGCACTGCATCTTCTCTACTAGAAGCAAATGCTAAGGTTTCTCCAGTGCTGGAGGCTGAAAAGATTACGCAGGCAGTAATCAAGCAAAAGGCTGAGATTATTCCTCGAGAGCATGTATCTTCGCAAAGTGAGAGTATTCAGCAAAGCCATCTTGACCAAGCCAACAACTCAAAACTGAACTTTTCATCCCAATCAGTTCTACCTGGGAAACCACAACATCTGGACAAACTTGGAAACCAAACACCTTCTGTAATTCATACCGAAGCTACCAAACTAGAGCCTGAGCTGCAATCTGATCAGTTGAGCCAATATTCATCACTTGGACACTGTAACGATGATAGATTGGTAGTTAAGCCTGCAAATTCGCATAATCTCGTAAATGATATCGTATTATTGAATCAGAATAATAATATGCTAGCAGTGCAAGCAAGTCCAAAGATGATGCAGGCACAGTTGGACTCGCATCTTCTCCAGTCTCTGCCAAGTGATGCATCCCAAGAAGAAAATTCGATCGCCAATGGTCTATTTGTGTACCCAGATCACAATGAATGGAATTTATATCCTTCATCTTGCCAATCTCTGGCTGGGCTTCTCAAACCTCCTGGATCTTCATCTGCTGCAATTAGGAAGCATGATCAGCCAGTTATATTATCAGGAGGATTGGGCCCTGAACTTTCGACAATTGAAGAATTGTGGAATAACCAATTTAATAATACGAAATTTTTGTCCCAGACAAACCCCCTTGTTGCATTACCTCAGCATGATCTACCCAACCTTCACCTTTTAGCCAGCTCATTTGGTTTAAAAGATTTGTCAAATGAGAGCTCTAACCAAAGTGATATGTATAGTTGTCTAAATTTTGATGGAAATAACAGTGGAAGCACAGTGGTTGATCCTTCTGTTTCAAGCACAGCATTGGATGAATTCTGCACGCTAAAGAATTCTAATTTCCAGAGTCCTTCGGATTACCTCATGGGAAACTTCAATTCGTGCCAGGATGTTCAATCTCAGATTACCTCTACAAGCTTGGCTGATTCTCAAGCTTTCTCTGTGCAAGAATTTGTTGATAACTCGGGTGGTACGTCTTCAAGCGATGTAGATTTTGATGAGAGCAATGCTTTGCCAAATAGCTCCTGGCAGCAAACAACTCCAAGGGTGCGAACGTATACAAAGGTAAGCAATTTGTTGCATGCAGCAAGTTGTGCATTTGGTTGTGGAGTATTTGCAAAAGTATTGAGTTGAATGTagtaatttttataataaacgAAGAGGTAATGTCATTGCATCTACTTCCGAGATATGTTCAACCACTTTGTTGGTTGACTGGAGTATCTCGGTTACCCATTGTTCATAGCAAAAGATTGTGGAGTCATACCTCTAGTAAGTGGTCGCCCATTGTCAAGTTTGTTTCTGGAATGCTGACAGATGTTATGGACCTGTAGAATATTCTTCCTGCTAAGTCACTGACTCTCTATGGAAGATTATTTGGCATACACTTATTCATGTCTGTTTGGCTTTCAACTTTTCAGCTTGCCTTGTGCATGTTATGCATGCCATTGCTGTTAtcttttccaaatttttaatGGCTTTCGCTTATTTTACTTCCTCAATGATGGAATGCGTATTGGCTGATAGATCCAAAAGGCTGGATCTGTTGGAAGGTCAATTGACGTCTCAAGTTTCAAGAATTATGATGAACTATGTTCTGCAATTGAGCGGATGTTTGGTCTCAAGGGACTGCTAAACGACTCGAAAGGTTCTGGCTGGAAACTGGTGTATGTGGATTTTGAGAATGATGTGCTTCTTGTTGGGGATGATCCTTGGGAGTAAGTTGCTTTTCTATTCTGTGTCTATAGAAAGCCTTGTGTATCATCAACATCAGAAGGCACGTTTAGTTTCTTGCTGTAAATTTATTGCAGATATTGTCCTGGAGACACTACTTGCAAGCAAAATTTCTCTCTCAGATTTACTATATTACTCCATGATTATGCAGCATAGCATGTATGGCGAATCAGAGCAATTATGTTTGCTGACAAAGGTTTTGTTTTTTCATCCTGAAATGGAATTACAGGGAATTTGTTGGTTGTGTCAAGTGCATCAGAATCCTATCACCCTCTGAGGTTCAGCAAATGGGTGAAGAGGGAATGCAACTTCTAAACTCTGTCTCAGAAGCAGGACGTTCTTGTGATGGCCTTGGCTAATATGTGAGAAAGCACGCCTGCTTTTGAAATCGCGGTGCTTTGTTGCCCCTCCTCGCTGATGCTGAGATAAAGTCTGATTTTCAACTCTGCTTAATCCATGCATCGCAGTATCATGTTGGTTTGCAGCGTAGATGCTAATAAATGTATTAATGTAATGTATGTACAACCTTATCAGGTGGTGTAGAGTAGTATTGTAGTTTGAGCTTTCTTTTAATGCTTGTCTTGTGTTATGGAAACGTACCAGTAGTTTGAGCATTTTTAAATGCAAGTCTTGTATGATGGAAACGTATCAGGTTCTGTAGTAGCGAGTGGCGACATTTTTAGCATATGAAGCTATTATGGGAAGACAATTTGCAGTTCATACACGCTAGTGTGGAAATAGACCTCTCCAGAAAACTGGTAACAAGTGTTGTGTTCAAGGAATGAACCAAATCCTATGCAGAAGTAAGGCAACtctgttttattattatttctcaacTTTCATCACGTAGGGATTCGTATTTTGCATTTCAAACAAGCTACAATTAAGAGAAACAgcttcccatttgcttcaccttACATCACCTTTCTTCCGCTTCGCTTCGCTACTTAACATTTCAGGCATTTGAAAGATGCCTCCTAAGGATGTACATTGTACCGAGGTTCAGAGAAAAACAGGAGAGTTAATAATCTGGAAAAGCGCTTAAAGAGGGAACTGTGGCCCTGGCAGTAGCGTATATCTTCCATGGCAATGAACCAAATACCATTAAACAATTGAATGCCCCCTCAGGAGTTTTTGTTGTCTAAATTAACAGGCCCAACCATGCAGACGGTCAAACATACAACACTTGAATATTTGGAGATGATGGTTAAAATGAAGTTGACATAGCTGAAGCATGACATTCACTCTTACAAACTCCCAAAATCAAGTGCTAAAATGGAAGAAATAGAGGCCCCAGAAGAGAGCCAACAACTCTGCTTGCAAGTGGACAAGTCTTTAGTTGGTGAGAACTAGGCCTAGAGCTTAATAATTAGGGCTACAATCAACTTTGCAAACTTAATGTTAACTGTTGATCTCCATCGTAATACAAGTTATTGACAGAGACTGAACTTGTCTCTTTTAGACGAGTCGGATGAGCCTGAATAATACTCTTGAACCCTTGGGAGAGTATTGATCCTTGGGAAATTGAGAACCCTGGCAGTCTTCCAAATAATACTCTTGAACGATGtccaaaaagaacaaaaactaTCTTTTAAAGAAACCTACGAGAGATATGCTATAACTGTATCACTGATAAAGATGGTCTACACTTATCAGGAATATCTGGGACTCGCCACTGTATCAGATTGCTAGTCTGTATAGTCTGATGGATGATAGAATGCATACAGAAAACAACCAGCTTGAGAATTATCATTTAAGAGAGTAGGTCTACTTTGTGGGTTGGGGAACTGAATTGTTGGAACTTCTGTCGTTCTGGCTGAACCCCTTGGAAACATTTTTACTGGCTGAAATGGATTAAGAAGGCCTAATATGGCAACCAACCAGTAGGATTAACCAGAAAGACCAAGAATGAAATCTAATCAAAACTGTAGGGCTTTCTAATCGTGTCTAACATTTCCCTGTGCAAGGGTACTAAAGCTGAATGCTGGCAACTATGgaggaagagggaggaggaTTTTCAACAATTTTTGCAAGAATGGTCGTAGGAGCTGCTTGTCAGGCCAGCTGGATTTTAATACTTTATCCTTCCCTGGAAATCCAGATAAAAAAGCTTGAAAGCATCAAATACCTCGCCATATACTCTGCAGAGTCTCCTTGTCGACCAAAAGCTGACACATGCTATGACAGCTAAGAATTATTTCTCTCAAAGTTAGGTCGTAGAAACCATTCGATGAACCAGatgcaaaattggcacatgcccGCTAGTCATGATGAACCTTAAAAACCTATTCTAGAGATATGGAATCTCTACGCTAACAGATCTAATTACGGACAGAAGAACCAAACACAATAAAAAGCTTAACAAAAGGCAATGATCCAGAAACAACGAGCACAAAGTCCTGAACATTGAAAAGCATAAACAGCATTTGAGGACCATTTTGTATCTCAATGAAATGCCTCGAGCACTTATGCAGCAAAAGCCCTTAAATAGGTGATTGAAGAAATCAAGCAGAATCTTTTGACGGTCAGAAGCCAACACCCACCAAAAGCATTCAACAACTGGGCTTATCAGTGAGATAAAAAAGTTCACTGGAAGCACCTTAGTGACCCACATTGCAAGTTCATCCAGATATAAGCCTCAGGTTgtgctgaaaattttcaaaatattgaaTAAATTGATATTACAAATGACCTTGTCAATAAAAATCCAACTAAGAAGACatctttctttaaaaattcatcaagaagAAAGTAAAACAAATTTATAAAGTAAACAGATATACAACACTTGGAAATTGGCAGAGCCTATCATCATGTATGTTGCTGATTGCAGTCGAGAAAGATATAACCAATTCACCTTGCTTATTTCACATTGCAAAGAAATATATGAGGCAGTTAAGAAATAAGATAACAGCCAAAATATCTATTGTGGAGTCTATTGCTAGATAAGCTATTCTTACCTCTTAATATGCAGGGACCAGTCCTAATTCATTGTACCCTTACTGGTTTCTGAAGAACAGCAGAGAGGTAAACTTCTGCTTTTCCTGATCCATTGATCTTCTCTCCCACTACCCATTTAAGCTTCTTGTAGCCGAATTGTTCAATTATCCGAGTTAAAGCTGTTTTCTTGTCATCATTAGAGCAGTAAAAGTTATCCAACCAAAGCAATCCGCCGGCTCTCAGTATTCTATCAATGTCAAACATCAAGAACTCCAACTTCTCAGGGCGGCCCCCAACATCCAATCCATTCGCAGCATGAATCAAATCGAACACATTATCATAGAAAGGGAACCTATGATCTAAACTCAAGAACACAGGAAAGAGCCCTCTTGCAGCAATGAATTCATTAAATGGTGCATCAATATTCAAAGTGGCAGTAACTACAGTCACGTTCCTTTCAGCCATTCTAGCAGCAAAAGTCCCAGAACCTCCACCAATATCAAATCCAATTCTAATACCACCACTCCCCAAGGCTAATACATCATCAATAAGGAAATCATTTTTGCCTCTTGCCTTAATATACTTTTGAGTTTCATAACCATTTACGATATCAAAACAACCAGCACAATCCCTATTCAACTTCTTGCTATTCAAACAAGCTAAATTCTTGCAAGTAAGACCACTCCAACTGTAAACCTTTTCACTAACACTTTTCCAAAGTGAAATAGGAAAAGGTTGGAGACCCACCTTAGGAATAGTCTTAGCAAAGCACCTCCTCCTAGGCAATGGCTCACATCCCCGCAAAATCAGCTTTTGGCCAAGACTCCAATCATCAGGACAAGGTCCACTGACCTTATAATTCATGTACTGAGACAGCAAATCCACAGATTTCTCGCAAGAATGCCCCACAGAAGCTACCATTTCAGTGATCCCAGTTCTTGAATCTTTTCCCAGAGGCAGCAAATGGTGCTGCAAGaaagcttttagctcatttgCAGTATTGGGTCTGGAAAGATCGATGCTTTCATAACCTAAGAGCTCCTTTTCCATCTGGGCGAGCTTCTTTTGAGAAGATTCAATCTCCCTGAGGATCAAGGAGACTTGTTCGGATATCAAAGATATGTTCTTTTGAGTATGGTGAATTGAGTGGTTGGTCAGAGGGTCCTTAGGGGAGTAAGTGAAAGCATACAAAGCAAAAAGATTGGTAGTGATTACAGAAAAAAGCATCAGCACATTCACTGCCGAGGAACACAGAGAAGCCCTCTTGAATCTTGCTGTTCCATCACCTATTTTCAGCGAAACAGAGCCCATCTTTGCTCTGCTTTCTTGCTGAACTGAATCGGAAATCACAAGCCCGTGAAAGAGAGAGTGAGCTTTGTGAGAGTCTTGACAGTGAGTGAGCCAGCAAGTGGGAGAGAAAAGATTAAAAAGTTGATTATGATATTAAGAAGAAATTAAGACAATAAACTTGGGAGTCAGATACTCGTCGGTTGGGCTATGATAGGGGATGCTTTAGTGTAAGACGTGTACGTGTATGAAATCGATTGGACCTTTGTGGGGTCTGGTCCAGAATTACCTGAATCCGCTCTCCTCCATCCTCCGGTCCTGGTGAGCTCGCGGAAAAGATGGAATACCCGAGGGCCAAGATTTGCTTGATCAATTGATCCGGAGAAGTGAAAATAATAATGTATTGAAGTGGCACGGTTGTTTTGCTAATTAATGGAGTATTATGACAAAGGGCGTCGGACCCATGAGTCAAATCACTCCAAAGAAAGCAAAGGGTTGTCAACGGGGTGTTAATGCGCTTTGCACTTAGCAACTGGAGAGAAGACGGGAAGACTGATCTGACCACGACTGGTCTCCAATCTCCCATCATCACTGGACGTAAACCTCAGGCACGAGAACATTAGTTAGTGTCAAACATCCACTCGTCGTCCAGTCCAGTAGTTTAATTTACCATTCACTTTAGAGCTTGCCATGAAAAACTAGCCCAAAAGAGAAGCAGGGAGAACAATCGGCAATGTCCTGCTGTTCCCCTTCGGCCATTTGATTCTTTAAAGTATTGAATCTAATTTCTTGAGCAATGTTGCCCTCGCTTGGTTTATGTTATTACCGTCGAAATATTGTGAAAGCATCAATTTTCAACTCGTAAAATGGACTTAAAATCTGGTTTATGTGTGGCACAAATACAAGTAAAAACTAGAAGTGTCATGTGCTTTTCTTAGTATCCTGCTTTATAACTTCACATTATATGAAATCTTCAACCGTAAAGTGACTTGATACAACGGAAGAGGAATGCATTAACTGGATTGGATGATATACGAggttttgaaatttgaaacctcccacttacatttttttttaaaaattaatataaactAGTGTTATAAACTTAATATAAACTAGTTTTGACCCCAGATTATTAAAGGAAAAGTCGTGgcaggaagaaaagagaaaatgaaaatgttaGCACTAAATTatcaaaagttttcaaaaactgAAAATCATAGCTGCGGAAACTCTCTtcccttttgcttttcttttcagttGTTGTTTGGAATCTTATGTGTTGCAGTCTTGTTGAGAACAAATAGATGAATTAAAAAGAGGGAGGGATTAAGAGTTAAATAAAGAAAGTCACAGTTATTTAATTAATGTATCTCACTactgtgctttttttttttttggtcatttaTTAGTATAACCCATTGCTTTACTCTGCGCAATTTGGTGCACAAGACCCAATTAGGGGGTAGattaactaaataataataacattaATAACAactaaataaaattgaaaaagtgtttggGTCATAACTTTGATTGTCTTGGGCTTGGGTCAGGTCCAGGGAGCGTAAAGCCCAGCCCAGTAAAGATATTcataaagctttttttttttttttttttgttggcctTCCCCTTCTCCGTCGGTAGAGAACAGTTGCAGCTTCAAGCCTTCAGCCAGCAGAACGTGTAGAGAAGTTTGTGTGGAAGGTTGAAGAAAGAAGAGGAAACCAGAGGAAGGAAAAGGGGAAGAATAATGGGGCAATCATCATCGACAGAACAAATTTCAGGGGTTCAACGGGAGGCAGAATCATTGGCAGCATCTACTGGGGCTCTTCCAACTCTTCAGAAAGCATTTTCCCGTCTCTCTGATCCCCAAACGGAACTTATCCCTCTTGATTCCCTCCAGGTAGGTGCTTATTACTCAATCTCCACGAAATCCCCGTTAGAATTATCATCCCAAGTTCCCTTTACATCAAGTAAATAAGTCTAACTGATCGTACCAATTTCAGCTATCATTCTTTAGttgattctttgtttttggCGGTGTTTAGACTTTTGTTTTTTCGGATTGTCTTATTTAACTCATTCATGCTCATATGCAACTAAACGCCCAGTTCGTAGTTGccgaaaaatatttttttttcaatgattTTGATGTTTGTCGCACCTCTGTTATGATATGATAATTGATACGCGgggttttagtttttctttccaATTTTCATGTTTGACTTCTTCGTATTAATATTCTTCAGAGCCAAAAAGTGTGCCATCTgatgattttgatgtttgatGAACCTCTTATGTGAGCTCATATTTCCATACTTTCTTTCTCTCATCGTATTAGTTTAGGATTCAAATTGGTTAAATCAACTGTTTTTCCAACTGAAATGCTTACATTCCTTCTCTATGGACAATAGAAATGCTTTGGCCTCATTATTGAGGACCAATCATCAACAACTGAAGGAAGTATAGTGCCAAAAGAATTTCCGGTGCTCTTGAGTCACGTGGGTTCTGCCATTGTGGACCAATTCTTCTTGACTGAGAAAGGAGGGGTCAGTTGGGTTGAGTTTTTGAGAGGTTACGTGAATTGCTGTGGAAGGACAGTTACTTCAGCttcatttaataatttattcaaGGTGTTTGTTATCGCACATAACAAGGCTGGCCTTCCTGTGGGGCTGCAATTTGATTCAGCTGAAGATGATGGTAAAATGAGTGGATCCTTGTTGCCCACTGATTTAGTTATGCTTCTTTGGATGTGTTGGATTATGTCATGGGATTCAAGGAAGTTGCAATCTTCTACCAGCCCTGGGAGTAGTGGTCTTCCAGATATTCATCACTTGGTGCTGTCAGCTGTTGAGTCATGTGCAGAATCAAGCAATAAATTTGATCTATGGAACTcaagaatttctggtttggatgTTCAACTTCTTGCTGCAAAATTTCACATATGGGCAGTGAAGACAGTGCCATATCTTGCACACTGCCTGGCGCATTTTGTGTATACAAGATTGGGTTACTTTACAACCCATGAGGTACCTTTTCCTTGAGATTTTCTGGATGTGTTATCTTTGCTTTTTCTGAACCTTTTCTTGTATCTTCCTTCGCATGTTTAGAAGTCAGTATTGGGTGTTATATGGTCTAACAAGTGGTAAGGACAAATCACAACTTgttttacatgatttaatttGGTAAATGCAACATTCTTTGAGGCGAACAGATTATCTATTTTGAGCTCTTTAGAAATCGGAAGTTGTAAACCATGTGTAAACCATGTGTCTCTCTCATGATGACTTGTTCTGGAAATAGGTTTGTGCTTTCAATTCCTTTATTCAATATTCAGTTGTAACTCTTTTTGTGTAATGTGTCAAACTAAATAGTTATTTTGGGTTCTGGCTCTTTGAGAACTCTTCATTGTCCCAGCCCATGCTTGTTAATGTCGTTCTGGGGTCCCATAAGGTGAGTGTTTTTGGATGTTCTGATAGTGTCTGCAGTTTATTAGAGTAGTTGACTTCTTGTGTGTCCCCATCTGACACAAAATTGATAATACAAAGCTGTAGAATGGCATTGTCAAACAATGTGAACAATAAGTACATATTAAGCTTATACAGTATGCTGACTCTGGATACCTAATTGGCAGGGCAAATCGGAGGATTTGTGCTTCCCTGTGCATGCCAATTCTGCAGCAGAAGTTTGCAATACCCACCTTCTTACATGTGGAAGGGCTTGGGCTGTATCACTGACCCTAAGTGGTACTCTAAATGAAGAGATTTTAAAAGCATGCTTCCCAAGTGAAACAGATTGGATATGCGAAAATCTACTTTAcaagttgctctctctctctctctctctcgtgtGTTTGTTATAGTTTACCTACGTCTTTTTGCTAGTATTAATTGCAATTTCTGTGTACTTTTTCACCTTTTTAATTCTCCACTTCAAGTTATATGTTTAGCTATGCACCCAGTTGCTTCTGATGGAcctgtgatcttgagaaatgtGTAATATAACTTGCATGAATATGGGTGATTTAGGTGcacctgaaaattttctttcagGAAAAAGTGCTCTTTAGATATAATAAGGGGTTTTAAGAGTAAAAGCCTGACTTGCTGACATGTGGGATTTTTCCATTGGACTTGCAAACTTTATGTTGGCCGACACCTGCAGTTGGCAGCCTCATGATCTTTTATTAATTATGTGCAGGTCATCTCTCCACGGGAAAGGTCTAAATAGATTCTGGTCACATGTTGAGGGTTATAATGGGCCAGTGTTAGTGCTCATTGCTGCTTGCAAGAATGATAACAATGAAAGGAGGTCAATTTTTGGTGCCCTCACACATCAGGGTTTTGAAAATAGGGATGCATTCTACGGAAGTTCTGGTAGCCTCTATGCAATAGATCCTGTCTTTCGTGTTTACTTGTCTTCAGGTAGGTAAACACTAAACagaattctttttatttttattttttaatttagaaTGAACACAAATTGCATTCTCTCAGCAAGTTAGGTGAAATCCATCTCTGTACTTATGTAAGGTTAAAAAATTGTTACTATTCCTTTGCAGGGagggaaaaaaattttgtgtaCAGCCACTTGCATCCAACTATGAGGGCATATGACCCTCATCCAAAGCCAGCTGGAATTGCATTTGGAGGATCCATTGGGAATGAGAGAATACTTATGGATGAGGATTTTGTTAGAGTTACTTTTCGTCATCATGCTGTTGACAAAACTTATCAACATGGTCCCCTCATCCCTGATCAGGTACAGTTTTAATGATGTTCAGGTTGCTAGAGACAATCACTTTTACCTGCAAGTCATCATGTATGCCTTTTTTTTCCACTGATTACTGGGTACTGGGATTCTTGTTGTCCTAGAACCAATTTCTTGGTTCACTATAGAAATTGGTGGCACTAAGGTTTTTCGTGCTCTTTTTTGTCTTGCTTCATGGAGATGAAAATTACAATAAGCAACTACTCTGAAAGAAACAAGCAAACCATGGGATGCATATTGGGATATGTTGTATGATCTATGAGAAGACTATAATTTTGTAGTCTATATTCATCTCATACTTCCATCGTCCTCAAGTAGCGAGCAGATGCCAACCTGACCTCATCCAATTGCCATGTAGTAGAACCCTTCAGTACTATTTGTTTACTTAAAAG
Protein-coding regions in this window:
- the LOC113713606 gene encoding auxin response factor 5-like isoform X1, yielding MGAVEEKIKGGALVPGVQNSLLEEMKLLKEMQDQSGIRKPINSELWHACAGPLVMLPQVGSLVYYFPQGHSEQVSVSTNRTATSQIPNYPNLPSQLLCQVHNVTQHADKDTDEIYAQMSLQPVNSDKDIFPMPDFGIKPSKHPTEFFCKTLTASDTSTHGGFSVPRRAAEKLFPQLDYSMQPPTQELVVRDLHDNTWTFRHIYRGQPKRHLLTTGWSMFVGTKRLRAGDSVLFIRDEKSQLLLGVRRANRQQAALPSSVLSADSMHIGVLAAAAHAAANRSPFTIFYNPRACPSEFVIPLARYRKSVYGTQLSAGMRFGMMFETEESSKRRYMGTIVGISDLDPLRWPGSKWRSLQVEWDEPGCGDKQNRVSPWEIETPESLFIFPSLTAGLKRPFQSAFLGAQTEWESLVNKPFLRVPGNLSGDIVCPSVSNPWSEQLMKMLIRPNCVDNLPSTASSLLEANAKVSPVLEAEKITQAVIKQKAEIIPREHVSSQSESIQQSHLDQANNSKLNFSSQSVLPGKPQHLDKLGNQTPSVIHTEATKLEPELQSDQLSQYSSLGHCNDDRLVVKPANSHNLVNDIVLLNQNNNMLAVQASPKMMQAQLDSHLLQSLPSDASQEENSIANGLFVYPDHNEWNLYPSSCQSLAGLLKPPGSSSAAIRKHDQPVILSGGLGPELSTIEELWNNQFNNTKFLSQTNPLVALPQHDLPNLHLLASSFGLKDLSNESSNQSDMYSCLNFDGNNSGSTVVDPSVSSTALDEFCTLKNSNFQSPSDYLMGNFNSCQDVQSQITSTSLADSQAFSVQEFVDNSGGTSSSDVDFDESNALPNSSWQQTTPRVRTYTKIQKAGSVGRSIDVSSFKNYDELCSAIERMFGLKGLLNDSKGSGWKLVYVDFENDVLLVGDDPWEEFVGCVKCIRILSPSEVQQMGEEGMQLLNSVSEAGRSCDGLG
- the LOC113713606 gene encoding auxin response factor 5-like isoform X2 gives rise to the protein MGAVEEKIKGGALVPGVQNSLLEEMKLLKEMQDQSGIRKPINSELWHACAGPLVMLPQVGSLVYYFPQGHSEQVSVSTNRTATSQIPNYPNLPSQLLCQVHNVTQHADKDTDEIYAQMSLQPVNSDKDIFPMPDFGIKPSKHPTEFFCKTLTASDTSTHGGFSVPRRAAEKLFPQLDYSMQPPTQELVVRDLHDNTWTFRHIYRGQPKRHLLTTGWSMFVGTKRLRAGDSVLFIRDEKSQLLLGVRRANRQQAALPSSVLSADSMHIGVLAAAAHAAANRSPFTIFYNPRACPSEFVIPLARYRKSVYGTQLSAGMRFGMMFETEESSKRRYMGTIVGISDLDPLRWPGSKWRSLQVEWDEPGCGDKQNRVSPWEIETPESLFIFPSLTAGLKRPFQSAFLGNLSGDIVCPSVSNPWSEQLMKMLIRPNCVDNLPSTASSLLEANAKVSPVLEAEKITQAVIKQKAEIIPREHVSSQSESIQQSHLDQANNSKLNFSSQSVLPGKPQHLDKLGNQTPSVIHTEATKLEPELQSDQLSQYSSLGHCNDDRLVVKPANSHNLVNDIVLLNQNNNMLAVQASPKMMQAQLDSHLLQSLPSDASQEENSIANGLFVYPDHNEWNLYPSSCQSLAGLLKPPGSSSAAIRKHDQPVILSGGLGPELSTIEELWNNQFNNTKFLSQTNPLVALPQHDLPNLHLLASSFGLKDLSNESSNQSDMYSCLNFDGNNSGSTVVDPSVSSTALDEFCTLKNSNFQSPSDYLMGNFNSCQDVQSQITSTSLADSQAFSVQEFVDNSGGTSSSDVDFDESNALPNSSWQQTTPRVRTYTKIQKAGSVGRSIDVSSFKNYDELCSAIERMFGLKGLLNDSKGSGWKLVYVDFENDVLLVGDDPWEEFVGCVKCIRILSPSEVQQMGEEGMQLLNSVSEAGRSCDGLG
- the LOC113714873 gene encoding probable methyltransferase At1g29790, producing MGSVSLKIGDGTARFKRASLCSSAVNVLMLFSVITTNLFALYAFTYSPKDPLTNHSIHHTQKNISLISEQVSLILREIESSQKKLAQMEKELLGYESIDLSRPNTANELKAFLQHHLLPLGKDSRTGITEMVASVGHSCEKSVDLLSQYMNYKVSGPCPDDWSLGQKLILRGCEPLPRRRCFAKTIPKVGLQPFPISLWKSVSEKVYSWSGLTCKNLACLNSKKLNRDCAGCFDIVNGYETQKYIKARGKNDFLIDDVLALGSGGIRIGFDIGGGSGTFAARMAERNVTVVTATLNIDAPFNEFIAARGLFPVFLSLDHRFPFYDNVFDLIHAANGLDVGGRPEKLEFLMFDIDRILRAGGLLWLDNFYCSNDDKKTALTRIIEQFGYKKLKWVVGEKINGSGKAEVYLSAVLQKPVRVQ
- the LOC113714751 gene encoding uncharacterized protein translates to MGQSSSTEQISGVQREAESLAASTGALPTLQKAFSRLSDPQTELIPLDSLQKCFGLIIEDQSSTTEGSIVPKEFPVLLSHVGSAIVDQFFLTEKGGVSWVEFLRGYVNCCGRTVTSASFNNLFKVFVIAHNKAGLPVGLQFDSAEDDGKMSGSLLPTDLVMLLWMCWIMSWDSRKLQSSTSPGSSGLPDIHHLVLSAVESCAESSNKFDLWNSRISGLDVQLLAAKFHIWAVKTVPYLAHCLAHFVYTRLGYFTTHEGKSEDLCFPVHANSAAEVCNTHLLTCGRAWAVSLTLSGTLNEEILKACFPSETDWICENLLYKSSLHGKGLNRFWSHVEGYNGPVLVLIAACKNDNNERRSIFGALTHQGFENRDAFYGSSGSLYAIDPVFRVYLSSGREKNFVYSHLHPTMRAYDPHPKPAGIAFGGSIGNERILMDEDFVRVTFRHHAVDKTYQHGPLIPDQGFLPLEASVLEVEVWGLGGRTAKEVQNSYKKREELFTEQRRKVDLKTFGNWEDSPEKMMMDMVSDPNIVRREDR